From one Deltaproteobacteria bacterium genomic stretch:
- the mdoH gene encoding glucans biosynthesis glucosyltransferase MdoH → MDPRFLRGFFSRRRAPAAAPADHALYGRPLRQLRRRLPWTHAAHRRRLLLLALVLIPTTVASGFMVNVLPNHGTTWLELAIVAFFGALFGWISIGFWTALLGFLTLVRRRDRFAITSLGQSPGEPAAALDPGLRTAIVMPICAEPVDRVFAGLRAIHRSLERAGALHLFHFFVLSDTAEAGAAVKEEEAWFEWCRAVDGFDRIFYRRRKVRLERKSGNVADFCRRWGMRYRYMIMLDADSVMAGETLVRLVELMERHADVGMIQTAPTAVSRRSLFARVQQFASRVYGPMFAAGLHFWQLGDGQYWGHNTIIRVQPFMDHCALPRLPGREPLGGEILSHDFVEAALMGRAGWTLWLAYDLGGSYEEVPPTLLEEMRRDRRWCQGNLQHLRLLFTEGLFGAHRALFLNGALSYVSALLWFTFLSLSTVEAIQFAIREPEYFPHGPSLFPEWPVWRPEWAYSLLAVIGMLLFFPKALSILLIALKRRHARAYGGVVRLTVSVLLEILLSSLLAPIRMVFHSRFVLLNLLGRTVAWRSQERGDDETGWREAIRQHGLDSLWASAWGATLFWLNPYYFWWVTPIIGALILAVPLSAYTSRVSFGERTRRWGLFLIPEESALPAELGDLGAFLTAARQRAARLPEREHDGFVRAAVDPYVNALHRALLGPRRALRATIRVARRALLDRALAEGPEVLAARERRILLQDPDATDALHAAVWEIPERERAARWGRPGQVAQSP, encoded by the coding sequence ATGGACCCCCGTTTTCTCCGCGGGTTCTTCAGCCGCCGGCGTGCCCCCGCCGCCGCCCCGGCCGACCACGCGCTGTACGGCCGGCCGCTCCGCCAGCTGCGCCGCCGCCTGCCGTGGACGCATGCCGCGCACCGGCGCCGCCTCCTGCTCCTCGCGCTCGTCCTCATCCCCACCACCGTCGCCAGCGGCTTCATGGTGAACGTGCTGCCCAACCACGGCACCACGTGGCTCGAGCTCGCCATCGTCGCCTTCTTCGGCGCGCTCTTCGGCTGGATCTCGATCGGCTTCTGGACGGCGCTCCTCGGGTTCCTGACGCTCGTCCGGCGCCGCGACCGCTTCGCCATCACGAGCCTCGGCCAGTCCCCGGGTGAGCCGGCCGCCGCGCTCGATCCCGGACTTCGCACGGCCATCGTGATGCCGATCTGCGCCGAGCCGGTCGACCGGGTGTTCGCCGGCCTGCGCGCGATCCATCGATCCCTCGAGCGCGCCGGCGCGCTCCACCTCTTCCACTTCTTCGTCCTGAGCGACACCGCGGAGGCGGGCGCGGCGGTCAAGGAGGAGGAGGCCTGGTTCGAGTGGTGTCGCGCGGTCGACGGCTTCGACCGGATCTTCTATCGGCGGCGGAAGGTCCGCCTGGAGCGCAAGAGCGGCAACGTCGCCGACTTCTGCCGCCGCTGGGGGATGCGCTACCGCTACATGATCATGCTCGACGCCGACAGCGTGATGGCGGGCGAGACGCTCGTGCGTCTGGTCGAGCTCATGGAGCGCCACGCCGACGTCGGCATGATCCAGACCGCGCCGACGGCGGTGAGCCGCCGCTCGCTGTTCGCGCGTGTGCAGCAGTTCGCGAGCCGCGTCTACGGGCCCATGTTCGCGGCCGGCCTGCACTTCTGGCAGCTCGGCGACGGGCAGTACTGGGGCCACAACACGATCATCCGCGTGCAGCCCTTCATGGATCACTGCGCGCTGCCGCGGCTCCCGGGCCGCGAGCCGCTCGGCGGCGAGATCCTGAGCCACGACTTCGTCGAGGCGGCGCTCATGGGCCGCGCCGGCTGGACCCTCTGGCTCGCCTACGACCTCGGGGGCAGCTACGAGGAGGTCCCGCCGACGCTGCTCGAGGAGATGCGCCGCGACCGCCGCTGGTGCCAGGGCAACCTGCAGCACCTGCGGCTCCTGTTCACCGAGGGCCTGTTCGGCGCCCACCGCGCGCTCTTCCTCAACGGCGCCCTCTCCTACGTGTCGGCGCTGCTCTGGTTCACGTTCTTGAGCCTGAGCACGGTCGAGGCCATCCAGTTCGCCATCCGCGAGCCGGAGTACTTCCCGCACGGGCCGAGCCTGTTCCCGGAGTGGCCCGTCTGGCGGCCCGAGTGGGCGTACTCGCTGCTCGCCGTGATCGGCATGCTGCTCTTCTTCCCGAAGGCGCTCAGCATCCTCCTGATCGCCCTCAAACGTCGCCACGCCCGCGCCTACGGCGGCGTCGTGCGGCTCACGGTGAGCGTGCTGCTCGAGATCCTCCTCTCGAGCCTGCTGGCGCCGATCCGCATGGTGTTCCACAGCCGGTTCGTGCTGCTGAACCTGCTCGGACGCACCGTCGCCTGGCGCTCGCAGGAGCGGGGAGACGACGAGACGGGCTGGCGGGAAGCCATCCGTCAGCACGGCCTCGACTCCCTGTGGGCCAGCGCCTGGGGCGCGACCCTCTTCTGGCTGAACCCGTACTACTTCTGGTGGGTGACGCCGATCATCGGCGCGCTGATCCTCGCGGTCCCGCTGTCGGCGTACACCAGCCGCGTGAGCTTTGGGGAGCGCACGCGCCGGTGGGGGCTCTTCCTGATCCCCGAGGAGAGCGCGCTGCCCGCCGAGCTGGGCGATCTCGGCGCGTTCCTCACCGCCGCCCGGCAGCGGGCGGCGCGCCTGCCCGAGCGCGAGCACGACGGCTTCGTGCGTGCCGCCGTCGACCCCTACGTGAACGCGCTCCATCGCGCGCTGCTCGGCCCGCGTCGCGCGCTGCGGGCGACGATCCGCGTGGCCCGCCGCGCGCTCCTCGACCGGGCGCTCGCGGAGGGGCCGGAGGTCCTCGCCGCGCGGGAGCGCCGCATCCTGCTCCAAGATCCCGACGCGACCGACGCGCTGCACGCGGCGGTCTGGGAGATCCCCGAGCGCGAGCGGGCCGCACGCTGGGGCCGTCCGGGCCAGGTCGCGCAGTCGCCTTGA
- a CDS encoding glucan biosynthesis protein G, protein MVPAGSAQAVKTGFRAARGRVARDFGVGALVVLGVAGLPRGAAAAFGLEEVAGRARKLAEEPYRDPKGQVPDWLLKITYDQWRDIRFRPERALWRDRRSPFRVQFFHPGLYYDRTVKVNVVKADGVHSVPFSPSSFDYGKNDFASKVPQGLGYAGFRIHYPIKARDYYDEVIVFLGASYFRAVGKEQVFGLSARGIAVDTAESHGEEFPWFKEFWLVTPTANAKEMTLYALLDSPSLTGAYRFVVGPGEQTAVSVDCRVFLRKEVRKLGIAPLNSMFFHGENSVRTFSDFRPETHDSDGVLVNFASGEWLWRPLDNPRTLHVSSLQADGVKGFGLLQRDRDFEHYQDLETQAQRRPSAWVVPRQDWGAGRVEVVEIPTNADTNDNVVTYWVPEKAPKPGEPLPFAYTLYWYGDDPTRPPGGRAVATRRDNGTAKDAQRFVVDFAGGKLGVIPADRVLRGVVTVVGGDDAGELIDQQVVNDPFCRGWRLSFQVRPKKREPLELRAFLDEGGEARTETWSYAVLP, encoded by the coding sequence ATGGTGCCGGCAGGGTCCGCCCAGGCGGTGAAGACGGGCTTTCGAGCGGCTCGCGGGCGGGTGGCGCGCGACTTCGGCGTGGGGGCGCTGGTGGTCCTCGGCGTCGCGGGGCTCCCGCGCGGTGCGGCCGCCGCCTTCGGCCTCGAGGAAGTCGCCGGCCGGGCGCGGAAGCTCGCCGAGGAGCCCTACCGGGATCCCAAGGGTCAGGTGCCCGATTGGCTTCTCAAGATCACCTACGACCAGTGGCGCGACATCCGCTTCCGTCCCGAGCGCGCGCTGTGGCGCGATCGCCGGTCACCCTTTCGGGTGCAGTTCTTTCATCCCGGCCTGTACTACGACCGGACGGTGAAGGTGAACGTCGTCAAGGCCGACGGCGTCCACTCGGTGCCGTTCTCGCCGAGCTCGTTCGATTACGGCAAGAACGACTTTGCCAGCAAGGTGCCGCAGGGTCTTGGCTACGCGGGATTTCGCATCCATTACCCGATCAAGGCGCGCGATTACTACGACGAGGTCATCGTTTTCCTCGGCGCGAGCTATTTCCGTGCGGTCGGCAAGGAGCAGGTGTTCGGGCTCTCGGCGCGCGGCATCGCCGTCGACACCGCCGAGTCGCACGGCGAGGAGTTCCCGTGGTTCAAGGAGTTCTGGCTGGTGACCCCGACGGCGAACGCCAAGGAGATGACGCTCTACGCGCTGCTCGACAGTCCGAGCCTCACCGGCGCCTATCGCTTCGTCGTCGGCCCGGGCGAGCAGACCGCCGTCAGCGTGGATTGCCGGGTGTTCCTGCGCAAGGAGGTCCGCAAGCTCGGGATCGCGCCGCTCAACAGCATGTTCTTCCACGGCGAGAACAGCGTCCGCACCTTCAGCGACTTCCGTCCCGAGACGCACGACTCGGACGGGGTGCTGGTGAACTTCGCCAGCGGGGAGTGGCTGTGGCGCCCGCTCGACAACCCGCGCACGCTGCACGTGAGCTCGCTCCAGGCGGACGGCGTGAAGGGCTTCGGCCTCCTGCAGCGGGACCGCGACTTCGAGCATTACCAGGACCTCGAGACGCAGGCGCAGCGTCGCCCGAGCGCCTGGGTGGTCCCCCGCCAGGACTGGGGTGCGGGTCGGGTCGAGGTCGTGGAGATCCCGACGAACGCGGACACCAACGACAACGTCGTCACGTACTGGGTACCCGAGAAGGCGCCGAAGCCCGGCGAGCCGCTGCCGTTCGCATACACGCTCTACTGGTACGGCGACGACCCGACCCGGCCGCCCGGTGGTCGCGCCGTGGCGACGCGCCGGGACAACGGCACCGCCAAGGATGCCCAGCGCTTCGTGGTCGATTTCGCCGGCGGCAAGCTCGGCGTCATTCCGGCCGACCGGGTGCTGCGCGGCGTCGTGACGGTGGTCGGCGGTGACGACGCCGGCGAGCTGATCGACCAGCAAGTGGTCAACGACCCGTTCTGCCGCGGCTGGCGGCTCTCGTTCCAGGTGCGGCCGAAGAAGCGCGAGCCGCTCGAGCTGCGCGCGTTCCTGGACGAAGGCGGCGAGGCGCGGACGGAAACGTGGTCCTACGCGGTCCTGCCGTGA
- a CDS encoding ferritin-like domain-containing protein: protein MWRSPSRFAVGKLSTIGSRTASGACDATLTRCGENPAFRSIAPPGRCRLSCAWTSLPHDAGVLQMIDDAVNQLERLDEELETLLTSFDTSYAWNYGSVKDGLRDLYEKAKREQWNGTTQLAWDTDVDPERGILPDLIQPLAGYPPYERLTVREKARLRHAQVALQLSQFLHGEQGALIVASQLVGAVPWIDAKYYAGTQTMDEARHVEVFSRYLREKLEWQWPVNESLKELLDATIKDGRWDLKYLGMQIIIEGLAMAAFGNLLQITQEPLLKELIRYVMKDESRHVAFGVLSLSDHYRDMASGELADREEFVIYACELMRDRLVGDQISSVMGWNREEVRQVVLASAPAQTFRRLLFARVVPNLGRLGLLTPRVREAFTRLGILEFEHADPEAQDRALGLA from the coding sequence ATGTGGCGTTCGCCCTCGCGCTTCGCCGTCGGCAAGCTTTCAACTATCGGGTCGCGCACAGCATCGGGAGCGTGCGACGCGACCCTCACCCGTTGCGGTGAGAATCCAGCCTTCCGGTCGATTGCACCGCCGGGCCGCTGCCGACTATCCTGTGCCTGGACTTCCCTGCCGCACGACGCGGGAGTCCTCCAAATGATCGACGACGCCGTCAACCAGCTCGAACGCCTGGACGAGGAGCTCGAGACGCTCCTCACCTCCTTCGACACCAGCTACGCCTGGAACTACGGCAGCGTGAAGGACGGCCTCCGCGACCTCTACGAGAAGGCGAAGCGCGAGCAGTGGAACGGCACGACGCAGCTCGCCTGGGACACCGACGTCGATCCCGAGCGCGGAATCCTTCCCGACCTCATCCAACCGCTGGCCGGCTACCCGCCCTACGAGCGGCTGACCGTCCGTGAGAAGGCGCGGCTTCGCCACGCGCAGGTCGCGCTCCAGCTCTCGCAGTTCCTGCACGGCGAGCAAGGCGCGCTGATCGTCGCTTCCCAGCTCGTCGGCGCGGTCCCCTGGATCGATGCCAAGTACTACGCCGGCACGCAGACCATGGACGAGGCGCGGCACGTGGAGGTGTTCAGCCGCTATCTCCGCGAGAAGCTCGAGTGGCAGTGGCCGGTGAACGAGAGCCTGAAGGAGCTGCTCGACGCGACCATCAAGGACGGCCGCTGGGACCTCAAGTACCTGGGCATGCAGATCATCATCGAGGGCCTCGCCATGGCCGCCTTCGGCAACCTCCTCCAGATCACGCAGGAGCCGCTTCTCAAGGAGCTCATTCGCTACGTGATGAAAGACGAATCGCGCCACGTGGCCTTCGGCGTGCTCTCGCTGTCGGACCACTACCGCGACATGGCGTCCGGCGAGCTCGCCGACCGCGAGGAATTCGTCATCTACGCGTGCGAGCTCATGCGCGACCGCCTGGTCGGCGATCAGATCTCCAGCGTCATGGGCTGGAACCGAGAAGAGGTGAGGCAGGTGGTCCTCGCCTCGGCCCCGGCGCAGACGTTCCGGCGCCTGCTGTTCGCGCGCGTCGTGCCGAACCTCGGGCGGCTCGGGCTGCTGACGCCGCGCGTGCGCGAGGCGTTCACCCGCCTCGGCATCCTCGAGTTCGAGCACGCCGATCCCGAGGCGCAGGACCGGGCGCTCGGCCTCGCCTGA
- a CDS encoding PaaI family thioesterase: protein MADDLGETMNKALGGWDDAMGLRFVSATRDEVVAEYVVDRRHLQGYGIVHGGMHCGAIETVCSTGAALDAMARGLAVVGVENSTSFVRAVREGRVRVTARPITRGRRSQLWEAVARDEQGRVVSCGRVRLLCLEPGSDLGGQPAPSRPPV from the coding sequence ATGGCCGACGATCTCGGAGAGACGATGAACAAGGCGCTCGGAGGCTGGGACGACGCGATGGGACTCCGCTTCGTGAGCGCCACCCGCGACGAGGTGGTCGCCGAGTACGTCGTCGACCGCCGGCACCTCCAGGGCTACGGGATCGTGCACGGCGGCATGCACTGCGGCGCCATCGAGACGGTCTGCTCGACGGGCGCCGCCCTCGACGCGATGGCGCGCGGGCTGGCGGTGGTCGGGGTCGAGAACAGCACGAGCTTCGTGCGGGCCGTGCGCGAGGGGCGCGTGCGGGTCACGGCGAGGCCGATCACCCGCGGCCGCCGCTCGCAGCTCTGGGAGGCGGTGGCGCGCGACGAGCAGGGGCGGGTCGTCTCCTGCGGGCGCGTGCGGCTGCTCTGTCTGGAGCCGGGCAGCGACCTCGGCGGGCAGCCGGCGCCGTCCCGGCCGCCGGTCTGA
- a CDS encoding DNRLRE domain-containing protein: MALLAGTQLALPPVGAATLVQRPGVVEADTWVDQASPDANAGADRVLRAVDTPGSQAQTFLRVSLGGATGGPVVAARLRLQVDVNGHAGSDSGGNLHAAGCGWNEETLTWNTRPAVDPLGLASVGAVQRRQVVAFDFTAALEPGRDVYCFALSSESPTFDDVIYSSREGKSGPPAVEVLVDEAPTSTSTTTPPPVTTTSTQPPVTTTTTSASVTTTTVCGNGVAEPPLESCDGADDAACPGRCQGNCRCPGADDTFACLASGAGIVVGGTLADSYYTRSLAPGTVIDARDATFVHCSQPDPSNPCATNVYPVNLGPISAPGDCWAGGRIIGANRLDATWSEMHSPNNAGFMFENGSFTVDGIRVDDVGDGIRPRGGAGGFLIKDVWLSYIRDDCVENDHLNGGVVDDSLFDGCFSAFSARNLDTTIDGHTNLWTIQNTLVRLQPMPGPPEGGDLGHKGFFKWIDWGDPNSRSPMLALFNDVFMAEEQGQFSADRMGIPPGKLAACANNVMVWLGPGDYPAVLPDCFTVTKDRSVWDSAVAEWIRRHPELGP, encoded by the coding sequence GTGGCCCTGCTCGCCGGCACGCAGCTCGCGCTCCCGCCGGTCGGCGCCGCCACACTCGTCCAGCGGCCGGGCGTCGTGGAGGCGGACACCTGGGTCGACCAGGCGAGCCCCGATGCGAACGCGGGCGCCGACCGGGTGTTGCGGGCGGTGGACACGCCCGGCAGCCAGGCGCAGACGTTCCTCCGCGTCAGCCTGGGTGGTGCCACGGGCGGACCGGTGGTCGCCGCCCGCCTGCGCCTCCAGGTGGACGTCAACGGCCACGCCGGGAGCGACTCCGGGGGCAATCTCCATGCGGCGGGCTGCGGGTGGAACGAAGAGACGCTCACGTGGAACACCCGCCCCGCGGTCGACCCGCTCGGCCTCGCTTCGGTGGGCGCTGTCCAGCGCCGCCAGGTCGTCGCGTTCGACTTCACGGCGGCGCTCGAGCCCGGAAGGGACGTCTACTGCTTTGCGCTCTCGAGCGAGAGCCCGACCTTCGACGACGTGATCTACAGCTCACGGGAGGGCAAGTCGGGCCCGCCGGCGGTCGAGGTGCTCGTCGACGAGGCTCCGACGAGCACCTCGACCACCACCCCGCCGCCCGTGACGACGACCAGCACGCAGCCGCCGGTCACCACGACGACCACGTCCGCCTCGGTCACCACCACGACCGTCTGCGGCAACGGCGTCGCCGAGCCGCCGCTCGAGAGCTGCGACGGCGCCGACGACGCTGCGTGTCCCGGGCGGTGTCAGGGGAACTGCCGCTGTCCGGGCGCCGACGACACGTTCGCGTGCCTCGCGTCGGGGGCGGGCATCGTGGTCGGCGGGACGCTCGCCGACTCCTACTACACACGTTCGCTCGCGCCCGGCACGGTGATCGACGCGCGCGACGCGACCTTCGTCCACTGCTCGCAGCCCGACCCGAGCAACCCCTGTGCGACCAACGTCTACCCCGTCAACCTGGGCCCGATCTCGGCGCCCGGCGACTGCTGGGCCGGCGGGCGGATCATCGGGGCGAATCGCCTCGACGCCACCTGGTCCGAGATGCACAGTCCGAACAACGCGGGCTTCATGTTCGAGAACGGTTCATTCACCGTCGACGGCATCCGCGTGGACGACGTCGGCGACGGGATCCGGCCACGCGGCGGGGCAGGCGGCTTCCTCATCAAGGACGTGTGGCTCTCGTACATTCGCGACGACTGTGTCGAGAACGACCACCTGAACGGCGGCGTGGTCGACGATTCGCTCTTCGACGGGTGCTTCTCGGCCTTCAGCGCGCGCAACCTCGACACGACGATCGACGGCCACACGAACCTCTGGACCATCCAGAACACGCTCGTCCGGCTGCAGCCGATGCCGGGCCCGCCCGAGGGCGGCGACCTCGGCCACAAGGGCTTCTTCAAGTGGATCGACTGGGGCGATCCGAACAGCCGCTCGCCGATGCTGGCGCTCTTCAACGACGTCTTCATGGCGGAAGAGCAAGGCCAGTTCTCCGCCGATCGGATGGGGATCCCGCCGGGCAAGCTCGCGGCGTGCGCGAACAACGTCATGGTCTGGCTCGGGCCCGGAGACTACCCGGCCGTGCTGCCGGACTGCTTCACGGTGACGAAGGACCGCAGCGTGTGGGACAGCGCGGTGGCGGAGTGGATCCGCCGGCATCCCGAGCTCGGTCCGTGA